DNA sequence from the Alkaliphilus metalliredigens QYMF genome:
GGGGCGAACAAAATGAAAATTAAAACATCGGATATTGTGATGAGTGCAGTGGCACCCAAACAATATCCTGAAGAAGGATTACCAGAAATTGCACTAGCAGGACGATCAAATGTTGGTAAATCTTCTTTGATTAACACAATACTAAACAGAAAAAAATTAGCTAGAGTCAGCTCTAGCCCTGGAAAAACCCGTACCCTTAACTTTTACTTGATTAATAAGGAATTTCATCTTGTGGATTTGCCGGGCTATGGTTATGCAAGAGTCTCTAAGGGAGAAAAAAGTTCTTGGGGAAAAATGTTAGAGACCTATTTATCCAATCGACCTAATCTTTATGAGGTCGTACTGTTAATAGATATTCGACATGAACCCAGTGAGCAAGATCAACAGATGTATCAATGGATTAGGCATTATGGATATGGAACCATAGTGGTTGCAACTAAATCCGACAAAATAGCAAGATCACAGCATCAGAAGCATTTTAAAATGATACGAGATACCTTAGGCATGTCACCAGAGGATCGTTTGATTCCAATCTCTTCATTAAAAAAACTAGGCATTGAGCAATTATGGGGTGCATTAGAAGATATATTTGTGGAAAATGAATTACCGATCACAATAGAGAAAGAAGCGCCAAAGTAGTTTACTACTTTTGCGCTTTTTCCTTACATGGTTTATTAAAGCTTTAAGAGATGACTTTAGGAGAGGTATCACTTCTGACCGATAATCCTAGAGTATAAAGGGAGGAGAAAAGCGATGAAGAGAGTTCTAATGCTACATGGAATCAACCATAATATGTTTGGAAAAAGAGATCCTAAGCAATATGGTACCATTACACTTAATGAAATTGATGAGAAAATGCAAGCACTTGGTAAAGAACTAGGTGTTGAGGTGGTAAGCTTTCAAACAAATCATGAAGGCACCATGTGTGAACGGGTACATGAAGCATACTTAGAAGGTGTAGATGCTGTCGTCATCAATGCCGGTGCATGGACTCATTATAGTTATGGACTCAGGGATGCCCTTGGGATTTTGACAGTACCTATTGTTGAGGTTCATATGTCTAATATTCATGCAAGAGAAGAATTCCGTCATCATTCTGTATTTGCTGAAATTGCTAAAGGTCAAA
Encoded proteins:
- the yihA gene encoding ribosome biogenesis GTP-binding protein YihA/YsxC, producing the protein MKIKTSDIVMSAVAPKQYPEEGLPEIALAGRSNVGKSSLINTILNRKKLARVSSSPGKTRTLNFYLINKEFHLVDLPGYGYARVSKGEKSSWGKMLETYLSNRPNLYEVVLLIDIRHEPSEQDQQMYQWIRHYGYGTIVVATKSDKIARSQHQKHFKMIRDTLGMSPEDRLIPISSLKKLGIEQLWGALEDIFVENELPITIEKEAPK
- the aroQ gene encoding type II 3-dehydroquinate dehydratase, with protein sequence MKRVLMLHGINHNMFGKRDPKQYGTITLNEIDEKMQALGKELGVEVVSFQTNHEGTMCERVHEAYLEGVDAVVINAGAWTHYSYGLRDALGILTVPIVEVHMSNIHAREEFRHHSVFAEIAKGQISGFGLDSYLMGLRAAVGAME